A single Oculatellaceae cyanobacterium DNA region contains:
- a CDS encoding AAA family ATPase — MISSSASTIEEINAAIESHNPFVERGAAVRGQDVWGKGLPDVTSLNVHASDAVFQAIQQVNTGESKVTSIAIIGQQGTGKTHIISRIRQRLLEEGNNLFIYVSASHFTDLKLINYHFLQILSQSLNQTGNQNLKQWQELAIAILIEAYNHVGKQDQAEKISQYPQDLIHNNFPTAIERNNKFIDSLVAVSLLIKPNVDPDIIRAILWTLSEVHAPYAIKWLSGDSLSEDKATELSLPNNLQEYQEAKAFEFALQILGLISDYKPLLICFDELEGVSTDDSSSDKAQAIAELVKNLFDSLISSSSHGIVILTAMLPDTWKVKIKSLPGGIPHRVSAATSEPIELKYLNAESIVELVSLWLQEFYNNQNLVPETPVYPFTETQLRDLGNYKPTTREVITWCANNFVVPKVETLAPEVNPVQVAFEKEIATVEASFETLIEDKSKLAAALLLSFSNLIGKTIDNVTIKGVEKVEPVALNKGFIDFKVIVNQNEETLKIGVAILQQDNSNQVLAGLKRLIEYKTFDLNRGCLLRSKDIGADSTQLQAGLKKFLSPQLAGKWVILEAEAIKPLLAILFVSKARENYDLSKEQVNEFIEQTNLVVNNSLIHQIISES; from the coding sequence ATGATTAGCTCTTCTGCATCTACAATCGAAGAAATTAACGCCGCTATTGAAAGTCACAACCCCTTTGTTGAGAGAGGTGCTGCTGTTAGGGGGCAAGATGTTTGGGGTAAGGGCTTACCTGATGTTACCAGTTTAAATGTTCACGCTTCCGATGCTGTTTTTCAAGCGATTCAACAGGTTAACACTGGTGAAAGCAAAGTTACGTCTATTGCTATTATCGGTCAGCAAGGCACTGGCAAAACTCACATCATTAGCCGTATTCGTCAACGTTTGTTAGAAGAAGGTAATAATTTATTTATTTATGTTAGTGCTAGTCATTTTACTGACTTAAAGCTAATTAATTATCACTTTTTACAAATTTTATCCCAGAGCCTTAATCAAACGGGCAATCAAAATTTAAAGCAATGGCAAGAATTAGCGATAGCTATCTTAATTGAAGCATACAATCACGTCGGCAAACAAGACCAAGCAGAAAAGATTAGTCAATATCCGCAAGATTTAATTCACAACAACTTTCCTACTGCTATTGAAAGAAATAATAAATTTATTGATAGTTTAGTAGCTGTTTCCCTTCTCATTAAACCTAACGTTGATCCAGATATAATTAGAGCAATTCTTTGGACGCTTTCAGAAGTTCATGCGCCCTACGCGATTAAATGGTTATCTGGAGATAGCTTATCTGAAGATAAAGCTACTGAACTAAGCTTACCAAACAATCTTCAAGAATATCAAGAAGCTAAAGCTTTTGAATTCGCCTTACAAATATTAGGTTTAATTAGTGATTATAAACCCCTATTAATTTGTTTTGATGAACTAGAGGGAGTTAGCACAGATGATTCTAGTTCTGATAAAGCGCAAGCAATTGCTGAATTAGTTAAAAATTTATTTGATAGTCTGATATCTAGTAGCAGTCACGGTATTGTAATTTTGACAGCGATGCTACCGGATACATGGAAAGTAAAAATTAAATCTCTACCTGGTGGAATACCTCATCGAGTTTCAGCAGCAACTTCAGAACCAATTGAATTAAAGTATCTCAATGCTGAGTCAATTGTTGAGCTTGTAAGTTTATGGCTGCAAGAGTTTTACAACAATCAAAATTTAGTTCCTGAAACGCCTGTTTATCCATTTACAGAAACTCAACTTAGAGATTTAGGTAATTATAAACCTACTACTCGTGAAGTTATAACCTGGTGTGCTAATAATTTTGTCGTTCCTAAAGTAGAAACACTAGCACCAGAAGTAAATCCTGTTCAAGTTGCTTTTGAAAAGGAAATCGCAACAGTTGAAGCATCTTTTGAAACACTTATAGAAGATAAGTCAAAACTAGCTGCGGCACTTCTACTAAGTTTTTCTAATTTAATCGGAAAAACTATAGATAATGTGACTATTAAGGGCGTTGAAAAAGTTGAACCAGTTGCTTTAAATAAAGGTTTTATTGATTTCAAAGTTATTGTTAATCAAAATGAAGAAACGTTAAAAATTGGAGTTGCTATTCTCCAGCAAGATAATAGTAATCAGGTGTTAGCTGGTTTAAAACGGCTAATTGAGTATAAAACGTTTGATTTAAATCGTGGTTGTCTACTTCGCTCTAAAGATATTGGTGCGGATTCTACGCAATTACAAGCAGGTTTAAAGAAATTTCTTTCACCGCAGTTAGCTGGAAAATGGGTAATATTAGAAGCTGAGGCAATTAAACCCCTATTAGCTATTCTTTTTGTTTCCAAAGCGCGTGAGAATTATGATTTAAGTAAAGAGCAAGTTAATGAATTTATTGAGCAGACTAATTTAGTAGTTAATAATTCTTTAATTCATCAGATTATTAGTGAATCTTGA
- a CDS encoding DUF1802 family protein, which yields MTYQTLVNSALCLPAPEVEALIHGRMIVAMPPKFIRPGQVLALLPFNLSTDSILIEQYYNSKFLNIAQASLRQLANETLAIKAWAKCEFCQMLDDAESLEKLSRLTIWTTEALQQILLKRPYIFLAYLRVYLLPDAIEMPLNKQERQFVALPNSLAVTESYPVLTERTFSQRRQQLEKLEPPQHPELEELQNAIALLAETNPAAKQLAQDIKIFLGWSSNKIIRQPDPDLAWIKTITDVGNSSDGNAFEKLVRKSFIKLGFTNSNLNPKASLDPNSTGGAGGIDVYCETPYPVVGECKASKHENVPNSVTAQLIHLGVTHLGQEQFNRSIKLIFAAGALTDPANKAAIENKMNVIRPETLQKLVQLKADYEGSINLLELKECWQQEPFGVVDDKVNAYINRVQDKIKLRSHLIKVVKNYLQNTGLEDVGVEALHGAYFGSHPPQPLTTKEMHDIVIELSSPLTGYLGRIREDGKSDRFYFLRDLPITHS from the coding sequence ATGACATATCAGACTTTAGTAAATTCTGCATTGTGTCTACCTGCACCTGAAGTTGAAGCATTAATTCATGGGCGGATGATTGTAGCTATGCCTCCAAAATTTATTCGTCCAGGGCAAGTATTAGCTCTGCTACCATTTAATTTATCAACTGATTCAATCTTAATCGAGCAATACTATAACTCAAAATTTTTAAATATTGCCCAGGCTTCTTTAAGACAACTAGCCAATGAGACATTAGCAATCAAAGCTTGGGCTAAGTGCGAATTTTGCCAAATGCTGGATGATGCTGAATCTTTAGAAAAATTGTCACGCTTAACTATCTGGACAACAGAAGCATTACAGCAAATTCTTTTGAAACGTCCTTATATTTTTCTAGCTTATTTGCGAGTATATCTGTTGCCTGATGCAATTGAGATGCCGCTAAATAAGCAAGAGCGTCAGTTTGTAGCTTTGCCAAACTCTTTGGCTGTTACAGAATCTTATCCAGTTTTAACTGAGCGCACATTCTCCCAGCGCCGACAACAGCTAGAAAAACTAGAACCGCCACAGCATCCAGAATTAGAAGAATTGCAAAATGCGATCGCACTTTTAGCAGAAACAAACCCAGCAGCTAAACAACTCGCTCAAGATATCAAAATCTTCTTGGGATGGAGTAGTAATAAAATAATTAGGCAACCAGATCCAGATTTAGCTTGGATTAAAACAATTACTGATGTAGGTAATTCCAGCGATGGTAATGCTTTTGAAAAGCTAGTACGAAAAAGCTTTATCAAACTAGGTTTCACCAACTCTAATCTTAATCCCAAAGCCAGCCTCGATCCTAATTCAACAGGAGGCGCTGGCGGGATAGATGTTTACTGTGAAACTCCTTATCCAGTTGTGGGTGAATGTAAAGCTAGTAAACATGAAAATGTCCCTAATAGTGTCACCGCGCAACTAATTCATTTAGGTGTAACCCATTTGGGTCAAGAACAGTTTAATCGTTCTATCAAGTTAATTTTTGCTGCTGGTGCTTTAACTGATCCTGCTAATAAAGCAGCTATTGAGAATAAAATGAATGTAATTCGCCCTGAAACTCTACAGAAATTAGTTCAATTGAAAGCTGATTACGAAGGCTCGATAAACTTGTTAGAACTCAAAGAATGTTGGCAACAAGAGCCGTTTGGCGTAGTAGACGATAAAGTTAACGCTTATATTAATCGAGTTCAAGACAAGATTAAACTGCGATCGCATCTCATTAAGGTAGTCAAAAACTATCTCCAAAATACAGGCTTAGAAGATGTTGGCGTTGAAGCTTTACACGGCGCGTACTTTGGTTCTCATCCACCCCAACCGTTAACCACCAAGGAAATGCACGACATTGTGATAGAGCTTTCCTCACCGTTAACAGGTTATTTGGGGCGAATCAGAGAAGATGGCAAGAGCGATCGCTTTTACTTCCTCCGCGACTTGCCAATTACTCATTCTTAA